The following nucleotide sequence is from Phycisphaera sp..
TGAATCCGCATCGACGCCCGCGTTCCATTGCGCCACCCAGCCGAGCCCGTATGCCACGGCCAGCCCGTGCGGCACGCCGTAGCGCTGCGTCAGCGCGTACGAATAGGCGTGGGCCGCTGTCGTTCGGCTGATGTTGATGGCGCAGCCGCTCAAGTGCGCCCCCAGCATGATGGCTTGGCAGGCGGCAGGATCCTGGTCGCGTGCGGCAGCGACGAGATACTCGAACATCAACGTGCCGCCCTCGGTGGCCAGCGTTCGCGACCGCTCGGTCGCGCCGCAGGCCCAGATCGATTCGATGCACTGGCACAGCGCGTCGAGCCCGGACACCGCGCTCAGCCGCGGGGGCAGCGACTCGATGAAGCGGTGGTCGAGCACGGCCGCAGCGGGCCGCAGCGCAGGATGATCGATCGACTTCTTGCGACCCTCGACGTAGAGCACGCCGAAGCTCGTCGCCTGGCTGCCCGAGCCGGCTGTCGTGGGCACGGCGATGACCGGCGCCGCGCCGCGGATGCTCGATCGGCCGCGGATGATCGCCTCGACGTCGTTGCGGTGATCGAGCCCGAGCGCGGTGGCCTTGGCGAGATCGATGCACGAACCACCCCCCACCGCGACCAAGCCGTCGGCCCGCACGCGAATCGCCGCGTCGATGACCGACCGTGCAAGCTCCGCCGACGGATTGGGTTCGATCCCGTCGAACATGCGCTCGCCACATCGCGTCGCACCATGGATTTCTTCGCGCAGTCCGGCGGCGTCGACCGCTCGCCGATCAACTACGAGCATCGGGCGCGTCATTCCAGAGTCGGCAATGAGTTGCGTCAGCGCCCCGGCCTCGAACGCGAGGGTCTGGCCCTCGAACGCTCCGACGCGCGACCCCGATTGCTTGGAGAGTGCGTCGAGCATGCCTCGTCAGGCTCCGACGCGCGAGTAAGCCTCGAGGTGTTCGGGAAGCTCGTCGAGATGGTCGATCGCAACGATGCCCGTGAGGCGCCCCAGCACGGGCTCGGTCCGTCCGTTGCGCATGGCGACCACCAAGCCGCAGCCGGCGTTGACGCCCTCTTCGATGTCCGCCAGGCTATCGCCCACCTTGCATACGCGCGAGGCATCTTCGACGCCCAGGCGAGCCATCAGGGCTCGGATCATGTCCGGATGGGGCCTGCCGCGGTCGACCTCGTCGCTGGCGATGGTGGCGTCGAGCTTCGACCGCCAGCCCAAGCGATCGATCACCGCGTCGAGGATGGTTCGATCGAAGCCGGTGTCCAGGGCGACGCGGATGCCGCGGCCGCGCAGCGCTTCGAACAGTTCCTCAGCGCCTGGCATCGCTCCAACCCGGGGAGCTCCTGCATAGTGCTGGACCATGGCTGAACGGAACCGCTCGTGGATCGTCTCGACCTCGTCGGCGTCGGGCGCCCGCCCTCGCTTGGCCTCCAGCAGCGTCGCGATGGCCAGGGGCTTGAGCAGCCCCATGACCGGATCGACCTCTCGCGGCGAGACCTCGACGCCCGCCGATGACAAGGCCGCGGCCATGCAGCAAGCGACCACGTCGCCATCGTCCCTGAGCGTGGTGCCGGCCACGTCGAAAACCACGAGTTCCATGCCATGCCTCTCGAGTTGGGTGTACCCACGCATCTGCGTGCGCGAGCCTAGGAGCACCATTGCTCCAGGCGAGGGGGCGACGGCGTCGTGGATCACGTCTTGACGAGATCTTCACACGTCGTCGGCTTGCCCGGCCCGCTCGCGAGGCCCAGCCTATGTGTCTTAATTGGAGCGAGACGCACGTGACCCCAGTCCTCGAGCTACGCAACCTGACCATGACCTACGCCACGGGCCACACCGCCCTGTCGGGCGTGAGCATGTCGGTGGCCGCCGGAGAGCGCGTCGCGGTCATCGGGCGTTCGGGCGCGGGCAAGAGCACGATGCTCAGGCTCATGAACCGGTTGCTGACGCCCACAGGCGGCGAGATCGTGTTGAGCGGGTCATCCATCACCAGGGTGCACGGCCGGAGGCTCCGCGAAGTACGGACGCGCGTGGGCATGATCTTCCAGCAATACAACCTGGTTGGCCGCCTGACCGTGCTCGAGAACGTGCTGGTGGGCTGGCTGGGTGCCCAGCGTGGCTTGGCGACGATCCCCTCGCTCTGGCGGCAGTTTCCCGCGAGCGCTCGAGAAGCGGCCATGGCGTGCCTCGAAGAGGTCCAGATCGCCGAACTCGCCAGCCAGCGGGCCGACCAACTCTCGGGCGGGCAGGCCCAGCGCGTGGCGATCGCTCGCGTGCTCGCCCAGCAGCCCACGGCGATCCTGGCCGACGAGCCGGTCTCCAGCCTCGACCGACGGAGCAGCGAGATCGTGCTGCGGACGCTCGATCGCATCAACAAGACCCACGGGGTACCGATCGTCATCAACGTGCACGACGTCGAGATTGCACGGAACCATGCCGACCGTGTCGTCGGGCTCCGCAATGGTGTGCTCGTGCTCGACACGCCAGCCACGGCACTGCACGACGGCGAACTGTCCCGGCTCTATCGCGACGAACCGGCATCCGCATCGAGCACGCCCGCCCAGACGCACCACACCTTGAGGGAACAGCCCGCATGAACACCGCCATCCGCTTGTTCTTCGTCGTGTCAGCGGTGCTCCTGCTCGCCGTTGCCGGATGCAAGGACCGTGCGTCCGCCAGCTCATCGCCTACTGGGAGCGGGGAGAAAAGTGATAATCGCGAAGGCTGGCCCGAGGTCATCCGCCTGGGCCTGATTCCCAGCGAAGGGGGGAGCGACATCGTGGCCCGGTTTGCGCCCCTGGCCGATCACCTCGAACGGCAACTGGGCATCCCCGTCGAGACGTTCAGCGCATCGGAGTATATCGGCGTTATCACGGCCATGCAGAACAAGCAGGTCGACGTGGCGTACTTCGGGCCCAAGAGCTACATCGAGGCCAATCGCATCGCGGGCGCCGTGGCGGTTGCAAGGGAACTCAACGACCAGGGCCAGGAGGGCTACTACGGCATCATCATCGCGCGTGCGGACTCGGGCATGGTGACGATCGAGGATGCCCGCGGCGAATCCTTCGGCTTCGTGACCCCGAACAGCACGTCGGGCTTCCTCGTGCCGAGCATTGGCATCATCGAGAAGACCGGCATGAAGCCCGAGGAATACTTCGGCGAGATCCGGTATACCGGTTCGCATGGCAGCGCCATCCGGGCCGTGCTGGCGGGCGACCTGCCCGTCGCCGCGACGAACACCCTGGACCTGATCGCCATGGAGCGGGCCGGCTTGGACAGTTCGCCGCTCATCGAGCTCTGGCGCAGCGAGCTGATCCCTTCCTCCCCGATCTCGGTGCGCGGCGACTTGCCACAGAGCTTCCAGGACGCCGTCCGCGACGCGGTCGTCTCGCTGTCGGACGAGCCCGAGGCGCTTGAGGCCATGGCCCGAGGCGGATTCATGCGGGCCAACGACTCAGACTTCGATCCCATTCGGGCACTCGAGCAGCGGCGGCAGGAACTGATCGATGACCGATGAGGCCGAGCCTCGGCGTCCCTTGATGTCCATCCTGCGTTGGGGCGCTCCGCTGGCCGCGTTGCTGGTCGGGACGATCGCGTTCTCACGGCAGGCGCTGATGGAGCTCGAACCCGCGGTTGCGGTCGCTATCGCGGCCGCGATGGCGGCCGTCATCGCCTGGCTCACCGCACGCAGGCTGGCGCTGCCGCTCCTCATCCTCGCCGTACTCTCCTGGTCGGGTGCCAAGAGCGACCTCGATCCGGGTCTGCTCGTCGAAAATCGCGGTCGCGCGGCCGAGTACGTCCTGGGCCGCCAGCTTTCCGACGCCCAGATCGCCGAGACCTACCAGAGCGCCGAGCGCACCCTCATGCTCTCCCTCGAACGCCAGGCCAGGCTCCAACTCGTCGAAGAGCTCCGCCTCGAACCGGGCGCCCCGCGTCCCGAAGGCTTCGATGAGGCCATTGATGCTCGGACCACCGAGCTCCGCAACGAAACGACGCTGGAAGAGTGGGACACCCTTGTCGAGCGCCAGGCTCGCCGCGTGAAGCGTGAACGAAGCGGCGGCTTCTTCCCGCCCGAGACCGATCCCGACAGCCTGCGCCTTTATGCCGACGCGTTGCTGGAGACCATCGCGATCGCCATCTGGGGCACGCTCTTGGCCATGGTCGCCGCACTGCCGATCGCCGTGCTGGGCTCCCACCGGACGTTGTCGATCCTCAGCACCGCGGGCGGTCCTATCCCGGGCCTCTTGCGTCGCCTGGGTGTGTTCTTCACCCGCCGCGGGTTCGACGCGTGCCGCGGCTTCAATGAATTCGTGCTCGCGTTGATATTCGTCGCCATCATCGGCCTAGGGCCTTTCGCCGGCGTGATGGCCCTGGCGGTGCACACCTTTGGCGTCCTTGGCAAGGTCTTCGCCGACGCACTCGAAACCGTCCGGCAGGGCGAGATCGACGGCGTGACCGCCACGGGCGCGTCCTCGACGCAGGTCCTGTCGTTCGCGGTGCTACCCCAGATCATGCCCTACGTGGTCAGCCAGACGCTGCTGCGATTCGAGAGCAACGTTCGATCGGCCTCGGTCCTCGGACTGGTGGGCGCGGGTGGGATCGGCTTCCTCATCGACGCAAAGCTCAAGAGCTACGCCTTCCAGGAGGTCGCCACGATGATGATCATGATCATCGTGGTCGTGTCGCTCATCGACTTCGCGTGCGGACGGATCATGAAACGCTTCACCTGATCGGGCCGGCTCGCATACCACACGACGTGCATGCGCTCGGTCAAGGCCTCGCCGTGCAGTGTGTCGCCATGGCAGCCACTCGGCTCTCGCGCATGCCTCGCGGCTGGGATCAGGCGGGTTGCTTTCCATTGAAGGCACCGCACTCGGCAGCAATCGTCTCCTCGGCGATCGCTGGACCGAGGGTCATGCCCGCTCCGCCCACGCAGTTGACCACGGTGACCCCCGGGGTCGGCTCGCAGCGCAGCACCGTCTTTCCATCCGTGCGCCTCGCGTACACGCCGTGCCAGCGATCGACCACGCTCGAGCTGTCAATGTCCAGCATCTGACCAAGATAAGCCACGATGGCGGCGTTGACGTCCTCGCGATCAAACGGAGTCGCACCCTGGCCGTACGCGTGTGAATCGCCGACAACAAGCGTGCCATCGCCTCGCTGAGCACTCATGACGTGGATGCCGTGCTCATCGTAGAACGGATGCTCGCGGGCATAGCGGGCCTTCACCGCCTTGAGACTGGGGCACTGCTCGAAGGCCGGATAGTGCCGCAGCGTCAGCCCGCCGGCGACGTGGGCCCCCGCCCGCCACGCCGGGGCCGAAAGACGCAACATCTGGAGCTTGCAAAGCTCGACGGGGAGGCGCTGGTACACCTCGGGAAAGAGGACGCGGAGGTCGGCCCCGGAACACACAACCACCCGATCGGCGTGCAACTGCTGGCCATCGGCCAGGGAGACCGTGCCCGCCTCGCAACGGACCGCGGCGAGAGATCGCACGAACGCCACGCCCTGCGCTTCCAGCCAGCGGGCGATGCGATCGGCGGCCGTCCTGGGCTCGACGGCCAGTTCGCTCGCGCTGTGCATCACCCCGACGAGCCCGTCGCGGCGGAGCCCGGCATGCGTCCGATGGGCAGCCTCGGGCGAGAGCAGCGTGCAATCCAGTCCATCGCACCTATCGTCGCTCACGAATTCTTCGAGCACCGCCCACTCGTCGTCGTGGCGCGCCACGTGCAAAGAGCCATCGGGCCGAACGTCGACGCCAGCCTCGCGGCCCAAGTCCAGCCAGATCTCGCGTGAACGCAGGGCGCGGCGGCGGTCCTCGCCCGGTCGCATGCCGACGGGCCACACCATGCCAAAGTTCCGGACCGTCGCCCCGATCGCCTTCGGCTCGCGTTCGATCACGCCCACGCGCTCGCCAGCCCGCAGCGCCGCCAGAGCGTGCGAAAGCCCGAGGATGCCAGCCCCCACCACGATCCGGTCGTATCGCTCTGCCATGCGAGAAGTCTACTCGGCTGGGCCAGCGATTGATCGTGATCGAGCACGCCACAACAAGAGCTTCATACGCCGATGGCGCGAGGCACCTTGTGGGGGGCGTCCGGTCGGTCCTTCCGCTGACCCGAGTTCGGCGCGTGCAGAGGTGTAGTCGGGGATTCAGAGGACGGGAAACGGTGGGGTAGCGGCATGCGGCCAAGGAGAACGTGAATCAGGCCTCGAACTAGCGATCGGGTGACGCTTGCGAGCCGTTAGTGGCGGGTCGTGTTTCACGAACCGCAATGTGACCCGAGACCATCAAGTTGTCGATTGCCCAGTACCAGTCGTTCTCTGCCTGGTCAAGCCGGAACATGAAGACCGCATGGCCCGCTCCTCCCGGATTCTGGATGGGCACGACGACGCGTTCGGCGGGATTCTTGGCGTGATAGGTTGGCTCGCCCTGCCGCGAGGTCCAGCGCATGATCTCTTTTGGCTCCGCATCATCATAACTGACCATGATCGTGGCGCGCATGTCGTCGTATGGGTCCCAGGTGCTGTCGAAGCTGAGGATTCCGCTACCGGGTTCGATGCCATCGAGCTTCACCGGTACGGACACCATGACCGCATCAAATGCTCCCCCATCGGGAATGGGTGCGTCGTACCACTCATCGGGGTCGGCCACGGCAAGATTGCCCGATCCAAGCGTGAATTGACTGCGGCTTTGATCTCCCGAGGCCTGGATCCACCACTCCTTGTTGGCGATCGCCCACCCGCGCCACTCGGTGACGCCACCTTGGGGCATCGCGGACCGATCGTTGGTCCAGCCCGTCGGCGCGCCCGCCGACCAAGCCTTGGCCTTCGTCCGCGTTTCATCAGTGTTGGGACCAAGTTGGACCGCCTCGAAGTCTTCCTTCCAGAGGATGAGGATGTCCGGACAGTCGGCATCCGTCGAACCTACGCCGAGGAACGTGCCTCCGACGGAGATACAGTCACGTTCGCGGAGTTGCCTGGACGTGCCATCGGGCAAGCAGCAGGCGCCGATGGGCGCGGCCCCAGTCACGAACGCTCGCTCTTGCGACCACTCGCTCCATGCGAGGCCATCGTCACGATATCGGACACGCCAGTAATGGGTCGTGAACGGATCGAGCCCGTCGAACGTATGCGATGTCATCGGCATGCCAGCACGTGTGTCCACGCTGTAGTAGCCGTTGTCACGGCCCGTTGCTTCGGGTGGCGCGTACCAGTTCTCGAATCGGAACCACTCGTCCCGCACCGGCGCCGAGAAGTCGCCCTCGGTCGTACTGATCTGGATCTGCGTGGCGAGGTGTCTGTCGCCGTCGGGATCACGGAAGGAGCTAGCTTCGAGGACGAGTCCGTCGGCCGGCACGCCGGCAGAGCCGCTCGCTGGCGATCGCAGCTCGGGCGTCACCGGTTGCTCGTTGGATCGGCGGATGCGGACGTCGTCGATCACCTCGTTGTCCTTGGGATCGAACTGGTTGCCGCGGCTGATTCGCCGCATCCGGAAGCTCGGGTTCGGTCCGTCTTCAACTTCCATGAGCACGAAGCCCCAGTCCATGATGGACTTCTGGAATTCGGCGTAGTCCTCGCGTGGATACTCGCCCCACCAGGCAAGGTCGCCCTCGGTCGCCGAAACGTCGACCCACAGGTGCGTGTGGTCTTTGCTCTGGCCGCGCTCGTAGGCGTGCGTGTGGCCGAAGAAGTGGATGCTTGGCTTTCCAGTCTTCGTCGAGAATCGCTCGAGCCGTCGCACCACGTCACCTGTAAACGCCGTGTTGCCGGGCGTCCACGCCGGTGTCAGGTGCGGATGGTGCAATTGGGCGAACACGAAGTCGATATCGTCGGCAGCCGCGGCATCCTCGAGTACATTGTCGAGCCAATCGAGCTGTGTCTGCGTGCGATAGGCGCCGTTAGAGTCGAGCCCGATGATACGGACGTTGCCGTGGTCCTTCCACCACCAGTGCTCGAGGAAGCCTTCGGTGCCGTTCTCGGGCAGATGGAAGTAGTCAAAGAACCAGCGTGCATCCTGTTCGTGGTTTCCGGGCACGGGATAGATCGGAATGCGAGCGCTCAGCTCCTGCTCCTCATCGAAGAACTGCTCCTTCCACTCGTTGTAGTTGCTTCCCGCATTGACGAGATCACCCGGGATCAAGCTGAAGGCAAGGTGCTCGCTGAGCTCGAACGCGCCGCCGTCGGCATGGCCGAAGTTCTCGCGTACGAACCGGATCACTCCGTCGTTGATGACCGTCGTGTGTCGATTGGGCACCGGCCCTGCCTGCGTGTCCGAATACACAACGAATTTGAAGGGCTCGCCGGATCCGGGCGGCATCGGCGCGCGGAACTGGTACGTTTGTGTACCGGGCACTCGCACGCGGTAGCGATACGAGGCACCGGGCTCGAGACCGAGCAGTGGAACGTGGTGGATTCGAGCCTGTCCCTGGCTGGGAATGGAACTGCCTCGGGCGGTGTGTTCCAACACGTCGCCCTTGCCCCATCGAACTTCGCTGGGAGATGGCCCTTCGGTCTCCCACACGATCCAGATGCTTGTTGGCTTGGCGTCTTGCAAGAATGGCCCGACCCGTGCTGGGCTGGCCTTCCGTGTCGTGTCGGCCTGCTTGCCCGTGGCGACGTGACTCGCGAACAGGAGTGCCAGGCAGACTAGCACGTGACTTACGATGCGATGCGGCATGGTTGGGGCTCCGTCGTTTCGAGCACAGTCTACTACGGCGCCGATCCGGAACAACTCTGCACCCTATGTGCGACCCTGTCAGAGCCCCTGCCTCAGTGGTGCCAGCCGAGATCTACACACAATCGACACCAAAGCTTCACCCATTTAAGGACAGGGCTTGTACGCGTAGCCTGCTTCACTCGAGGTCAGGTCGTCCACATGCGGGCGGCCAGCCATAAGTACGGCCAAATGCAGCACCGCTTGACACTCGGTTCGCGCGTCTGAAGAACCGGGACCGCGGTCATGCACTTCAGTGGCGCCGAAGCCCAGGTTTCAACCATGCGAAAGTACCATGAAATTCTCCGTGATTACCTCCGGATTTGCTCAATCTTTGCGCCTTGTGAGCGCGTTGGCTCCACGGCACCGCGAATATTGATGGGCGTACGAAGGCCGTGGCCCAGCTTGCATCAACACCTTAGATTGGAGAGATTACGCATGACTCGCAACATCATGATCGTGCTCGCGAGCAGCGCCGCCGCCCAGACCGTCCTCTACGAGCAGGACTTCGAGGATTTGACGCTGCTCCCGTTCGTGAGTTCGAGCGAGTGCTGTGGCGACGGCACCGATTGGACCGACGAGTTGCCGGCGGGCTGGGACTTCGACAACGGCGACACGCCCAGCGATGGTCCTGCCGAGTTCTTTGGCTTCACCTTCCTCGACATCAATTCCTGGATCGCGACAGCCGGCGACCAGGATCGCAGCACGTTCGTGCGCGGCACCGGCACCGTCATGGTTGCCGATGGCGATGAGTATGACGATTTGGGATCAGGCATCGAGCCCGACCTGTTCAACGTGCTGGTCCGTACGCCCGCGATCGACGTTACCAGCGTGGCGTCCGGCCTGCTGGAGATCGCGTTCGACTCGAGCTTTCGCCCCTACGACACGATGACCGGCCTCGTCGAGGTCAGCTTCAACAGCGGCCTGAGCTTCGACAATCTGCTGACTCTCAACGTCGATACCGTGCCGGGCGGCTCGAGCAGCCTGGAGCGGGCCAACGAGGCCATCGCTCTGTCCGTGGCCATCCCGAGCGGCGCGACCGACGCGATCGTCCAGTTCCGTATGGCGGACACGGGCAACGACTGGTGGTGGGCCATCGACAACATCGTCGTGAGCGAGGGCACGGGGGCCCCCTCGCCATTCGGCTTCGTGACCACCAGCGAAGCCGTGTTTGAGACGACCACTCCCGTCATCGAATGGGAGGCGGCTGCCGACGCCGATGACTACAGCATCATCGTCGCCCGGGAGGCCGACCTGAGCAGCGTCGTCTTCGATGACGACGGCATCATCTCGACAAGGGCCCAGGTCGGCCCGCTGAACAGCGGTCGGTACTACGTGAGCGTGACGGCGATCAACGTTGGCGGCGAGCGCGAGATCCTTGATGCCCCGCTGAGCTTCTTCGTCGTGAACCCGTGCCCTGCCGACTTCAACGGGGATGGCTCACTCGACATCTTTGACTTCCTAGCATTCAGCAACGCGTTCGACGCCGGCTGCCCATAATCTACCCGCAGGTAGATTGATGACGACGCGGCGTGGCCGTCCGTTCGGGCGGCCACGCTCTATTCGTAGCCGAAGGCATCGATGAATGGCTGCAAGACGTGAACGTGTGGCTCCAGGTGCTTTCTGTAGTTCTTCCAGCGACCAATGGCGCTGGTGTAGATGGGTTCACGAACCTCGGTCTGTGTCGGCGAATTTACCAGTTTGTGCCGGGTGCGTTCCCTGTACGCGAGTACTTGGTTGTCCCATGCAACCCCGAGCATCTGTATAACGTGGCGCGCCTCGACAGCCAGATCCGTAACCGCGTCTTCGTAGCGCACCTCGATCCATCGCTCGGCATCCAAGGCCTCGCGATATCGCAACCATGCGCCCATCTCGACGGCGTACAACTCGCACGCGGTATCCCACGACAAGAGCATTGAACTGAATTCGGTGAGACGGAAGCTCCGCAGGACGCAACTCGCGATGACGTCGCGAGGATCCCGCACAGCCACGATAAACTTCGACTCGGGAAACAGCCGCAGCAGGCCCGGGAGGAGCGTGGTGTGGTTCGGGTTCTTGTCGATGTGGAGCCGCTGATCCAGCGGCTCGCCGAGCGCGGCCTCCATGAAGTCGAGGTACCGGCGTCGCTCGCTCCCAATGACATCGTCTGGGATGGCGTCCAGTGTCTCGAGCGTCAGCGCTCCCCCACCTTGCTTACACATCCTCGGGAAGATGTCGCGGCTGAAGATGACGCGTTCGGGAGACGCCACGATCGACGGGTGCGCGTCGAGGCATTGCTCCAGCAGCGTGGTGCCCGACCGCGGAAAGCCGATCAGGTGAGCAATGCCCGCCACTCGGGCGTCCAACTCAGGCTTCGCATCCAGCCACGTTGGTGGGCCGGCTTCGGCGAACGCGGAGGCGAGGTCCGCGAGGGCAGCGTTGTTCGCACGAGCCCTCTGGAGCATAGGTTGCGTGCTCCGGAGGCGACCGATAACGCCATGGGCGTGCTCGATCGCATCAACCGCGCGATCGAACTCACGCCGCGCATCGTGGACGTAGCACAGTTCGGTTGCGGCTTCCGCCTGGACGAGCGGCGGCGCCGGGTCGACGGCGAGCGGTTCAAGCGTTACCGTCGCCTCGTCGAGCCGCCCCATCCGCCGCAAGATCCGCCCCCGCACGAGCCTCGGCTCGGCTGCTACCGGGGCTAGTCGTATGCACGCGTCGATCGCGTCCAAGGCCTGCTCGAGCTTGCCGACTTGCTCGTAGAGCACGGCCACTTCGCCCTGTACCGAAGGAGGCAGCGTGCCCAACCGTTCGAGCTCCTCGAGCGCCCGCTGTGGGCGGAAGCAGCGCGCGTACGTCTGTGCGATCAGCGGAGCGACGCGCGGATCGGTGCCTGCCAGGGAACGCGCCTTGTCTAGGTAGCGTTCCGCATGCGCGATCTCGTGCCGTCCGCCGAATGCCCTGGCGGCCTCGAGCAGTCCCTTGACATTGCCGGGACGCTTCCGCACGGCTGCCTCGAACTGGGAAAGCGCCAGATCCAGATCGCCGCGCGCCCACGTTGCCCTGGCTGTCGCAAGTTCCGCAAAATCCGCGAGTTGCCTCTCAGACACTCGTTGGAGGGATGCTTGGGCCATCACGCGACACTAGGCCTCTGCCTGCTGTAGCGCTCGCTGTTGGAACCCACGAACGCCGCGAGCAACCTTGCTGCAAAGCTGGGAAGTGCCTTTAGGTATATTTGGCAGAGTTTATGAAAGCATTCAGAATCACACAAATTGCCGTGAAACGATGGTGTTGCGGGCGACCGGTCCCTCCCTTGCAATTACTGTTCGCCCGGTAGGGCTGACATCACTTCCACGCTGAGGAGGTCGCACAAGATGATCCACGCAGGTCTGACTCGCCGGGATCGTGATGGTTTTACGCTCATCGAATTGCTTGTCGTCATCGCCATCATCGCGTTGCTGATCGGCGTCTTGCTGCCGTCGCTCGGGAAGGCCCGAGAGGCCGCGTGGCAGGTAACCGAATTGAGCAACATGCGGCAGATCGGCGTCGCCTCTCAGGTCTACACGAATGACTACCAGGAGTGGTTCAACCCGATCCAGGATCAGGTACGTGTTCCTGCCGGCCGGCGTGGAGGCTTCGCGATCATTGAGGTGACTTGGCGCGAGATCCTCTGGGAGTACGTCGGCGAAGCGCGGGAGGCATTCGACTCGCCGGCAGAGCGTACCGAGATCTATTCCGATGGCGTCAGCCAATACGACGTGGAGTTGGCCGCCGCGGCTGGCGCCACGATCTCGGAGAACCCCGATGCCGTCGGAACGCCGGTCACTGAGATTGACTACAACCGGAGTGGCATTGGCGCCAACCTCGTGCATTACTGGGACCAGGAACGCGACCTGCACGGCCGCCTCTACTTCGAGGGCAAGGGCCCGTTCGGACGCCCCACGGAGCGTGGCTACAGCGAGGGCCTGACGCAGCTCAGCGAGGTCGAGGATCCAAGCGAGCTCATCCTCTTCGGCAGCGGCGGAACGGACCACCCCCGCTGGCCCGAAGACACTTGGTGGATCTACAAGTACGAGGATCCCGTTCGCAAGCCCGGATTCAGCCGGTACCAGCAGTTCGTGGACTTCGGCTCCGATACGGGGTCACTTCGATTCAACAACAAGGGCAATTACTTCCTCGCCGATGGCAGTGGTCGCCTTCTGGACCCGCGTGAGATCGCCTGTAACAACGACGAGTGTATGTGGAGTGTGTGGGTTGATGGACACAAGAGCCATGGCGTCCGCTGATTCTCGCTTCGAGCACGAACCGCTCGTCTCGGAGGACGAGTTTCGGGAAGCTCCGGCGGCTCGACGCGGTGAGCGGGGCCCTCGTCATGCACGTCGCGCGGGGCTCGGGGGTCTGGTACTCGCCGGCGTTGGCGCGGTCGCGTACTTCACGCTGATCGGGGGGAACGAGCCACTCGGGAGCCTGTCGTACTTTTACGACGAGAGCGCCCAAGAGCTGTTCGTGTCTCGATCTCAGCAGTACCCGCCGATCGAGGGCATCGATAGCGGCGACAGCGATGCTTCCGATGGCGTGCAAGCTGTACTCTATACGTGCTGCGACTCGTGCAATGATGGCACCCCGCAGATCGCATACCTGCAGCGGTACACCGACGAGGCAAAGCAGGTGTTCGAGCGTGCGGACGCGGCGATTGCCGAGGGACGAGCAGGCCCACCAGAGGCGGCCGACCGCAAGTACGTCTCAGCGAACACCCTCGTCCGAAGGGTCGCAGACCCGACGTGGCACCCCAAGCCGAGCCGCGAAGGCCAGGACATCGCTGGAATCTTGCTGAGCAAGTGCCCGGGTGGCGTGTTCCCGAGGCGCACCGATCCGACAGATTGAGGCTTCGCCCCCGTCAGCGAGCCGATCGCTGGAACACACTGGGGCCGTACTCGAAGCTCACAACGACGGCGCGGTGGTCCGAAGGTGGGCTCGTACCAGCTTTCTGGACCACTCCTTGGGAAGGAGATCGAGCATGAATCCGGCCGCAACTTGAAGTCTGAGT
It contains:
- a CDS encoding fibronectin type III domain-containing protein, whose product is MPHRIVSHVLVCLALLFASHVATGKQADTTRKASPARVGPFLQDAKPTSIWIVWETEGPSPSEVRWGKGDVLEHTARGSSIPSQGQARIHHVPLLGLEPGASYRYRVRVPGTQTYQFRAPMPPGSGEPFKFVVYSDTQAGPVPNRHTTVINDGVIRFVRENFGHADGGAFELSEHLAFSLIPGDLVNAGSNYNEWKEQFFDEEQELSARIPIYPVPGNHEQDARWFFDYFHLPENGTEGFLEHWWWKDHGNVRIIGLDSNGAYRTQTQLDWLDNVLEDAAAADDIDFVFAQLHHPHLTPAWTPGNTAFTGDVVRRLERFSTKTGKPSIHFFGHTHAYERGQSKDHTHLWVDVSATEGDLAWWGEYPREDYAEFQKSIMDWGFVLMEVEDGPNPSFRMRRISRGNQFDPKDNEVIDDVRIRRSNEQPVTPELRSPASGSAGVPADGLVLEASSFRDPDGDRHLATQIQISTTEGDFSAPVRDEWFRFENWYAPPEATGRDNGYYSVDTRAGMPMTSHTFDGLDPFTTHYWRVRYRDDGLAWSEWSQERAFVTGAAPIGACCLPDGTSRQLRERDCISVGGTFLGVGSTDADCPDILILWKEDFEAVQLGPNTDETRTKAKAWSAGAPTGWTNDRSAMPQGGVTEWRGWAIANKEWWIQASGDQSRSQFTLGSGNLAVADPDEWYDAPIPDGGAFDAVMVSVPVKLDGIEPGSGILSFDSTWDPYDDMRATIMVSYDDAEPKEIMRWTSRQGEPTYHAKNPAERVVVPIQNPGGAGHAVFMFRLDQAENDWYWAIDNLMVSGHIAVRETRPATNGSQASPDR
- a CDS encoding sulfotransferase, which gives rise to MRKRPGNVKGLLEAARAFGGRHEIAHAERYLDKARSLAGTDPRVAPLIAQTYARCFRPQRALEELERLGTLPPSVQGEVAVLYEQVGKLEQALDAIDACIRLAPVAAEPRLVRGRILRRMGRLDEATVTLEPLAVDPAPPLVQAEAATELCYVHDARREFDRAVDAIEHAHGVIGRLRSTQPMLQRARANNAALADLASAFAEAGPPTWLDAKPELDARVAGIAHLIGFPRSGTTLLEQCLDAHPSIVASPERVIFSRDIFPRMCKQGGGALTLETLDAIPDDVIGSERRRYLDFMEAALGEPLDQRLHIDKNPNHTTLLPGLLRLFPESKFIVAVRDPRDVIASCVLRSFRLTEFSSMLLSWDTACELYAVEMGAWLRYREALDAERWIEVRYEDAVTDLAVEARHVIQMLGVAWDNQVLAYRERTRHKLVNSPTQTEVREPIYTSAIGRWKNYRKHLEPHVHVLQPFIDAFGYE
- a CDS encoding type II secretion system GspH family protein is translated as MIHAGLTRRDRDGFTLIELLVVIAIIALLIGVLLPSLGKAREAAWQVTELSNMRQIGVASQVYTNDYQEWFNPIQDQVRVPAGRRGGFAIIEVTWREILWEYVGEAREAFDSPAERTEIYSDGVSQYDVELAAAAGATISENPDAVGTPVTEIDYNRSGIGANLVHYWDQERDLHGRLYFEGKGPFGRPTERGYSEGLTQLSEVEDPSELILFGSGGTDHPRWPEDTWWIYKYEDPVRKPGFSRYQQFVDFGSDTGSLRFNNKGNYFLADGSGRLLDPREIACNNDECMWSVWVDGHKSHGVR